CGGCATCGAATTCGACGGATACGGTCCGGCTACAAATCCTGTCGCCCAATTTGAGGGGTTGAATCCGGTGAATTGTTTGAGATATACATTAAAGATACGTTTAGGACAGCCTTCCTGGGGACGGACCATTTCATGTATCAGACTTATTTCGGATTAAAAGAAAAGCCTTTCAAACTGGTGCCGAATCCTGATTATCTCTATTTGAGCAAACAGCATGAGATTGCACTTGCGCATTTGACTTACGCCATGGATCAGGGCGAGGGTTTCGTCGTGATTACCGGTGAGGTGGGTACAGGCAAAACCACCTTGTGCCGTAATTTTTTAGAAAGATTAGATGAAAATTCCTCCTCGGCTTATATCTTTCAGCCAGCTCTCGACTCCGTGGAGTTGTTGACAACCATATGCAATGAATTCGGAATTCGAACCACACAAGCCAGTTTTAAACAGTTGCTCGATGTGATCAATGCCTTCTTGATTCAACAAAACCAAGACGGCCGAAAAGTCGTCCTGCTCATCGATGAGGCCCAAAATCTGAGAGTTGAAAATCTGGAATTGGTTCGAATGCTGTCGAACCTGGAAACCACTCGCAGCAAACTGTTGCAGATTATCTTGGTTGGGCAACCTGAATTGAGCGATAAGCTCGATTCCTACGAGTTGCGTCAATTGGCACAACGCATATCTTTAACGGCCCACCTGTCACCGCTCGGTTTCGATGAAACGGCCAGTTACATTCATCATCGGGTGCATATCGCGGCCCAACGTAACTTGACTTTGTTTACCCCCGCTGCCTGTCGCTTGATATTCAAATATTCAAAAGGCATCCCGCGGATGATCAACATCGCCTGTGACAGAGCCTTGATAACCGCTTTCAGCATGGAGCGGCCGAAAGTCACACGAGCCATCGCCGGAAAGGCCATCCAAGAGCTGACGATGCGCGGGCGCCCTCCAAGTCCTCATCCTATTAAGAAAATATTGGCCTGGTCTCTCGCATGTTTGGTCGTTTGCGCTTTTGCGGGCCTGTTTTATTTTAACAGGCAAGAGATCGTGAAGCTGTTCGTTCCGAATCATATTACGGCGAACCGGATTGATTCTACGAGGGTGAAGCGCGACGTCTCCTTTGGTGAAACAGGAGAGGCCACGAAGACTTACAAGATAGATGAACCCACACCATTGAGCATTTCGCCAACCCCAGAACCCACATCAGAACCTGCAATTGCTTCAGCCGCCGCCGAGCCACAGCTTTCACCTACCCGTCCGCACAACCCCATTCAAGATGCCTTGGCACTGCTGGATCATCAAAACAGTCGCTTCGCTGCACTGGCTCATCTGTTGGCCTTATGGGAGCAACCGCACCCCAACCAGGCGCAACTGCCATCCCAAATCGAGGACACCGGCTACTTCGATATCGCCGCCCATCAATACGGATTGCGATTGCATGCCATTGATTCCGATTGGACACTGGTCAGGCGATTGAACCTGCCGGCCATTGTGGCCTTAAAAAAGGAAAACTCCGAGGAACTCGTCTTTGCTGCCTTGGAAAAGTGGGACGAGAAAGGCATCTTGTTAAGGATCGAAGGCGCTCCTTCTGCCATCGAGACCAACCTTGAAGGTCTGATGCCACTTCTGGATGGCAGTGCCTATGTGTTCTGGAAAAACATCCTTGGATTCGATGCGCTGATCACCGAGGGCGCACCACCGAAAGCCGTTCATGCCATCAAAGCGCTTTTAAAGAACATCGGTTATGATCAGATCGGTGATAGTCCTGTCTTTGACTTGCATACCAAACAAGCGATTCTCGATTTCCAGAAGCGTCATTTTATCGAACCAGATGGTCTGATTGGACCGTTGACC
This Desulfatitalea tepidiphila DNA region includes the following protein-coding sequences:
- a CDS encoding ExeA family protein → MYQTYFGLKEKPFKLVPNPDYLYLSKQHEIALAHLTYAMDQGEGFVVITGEVGTGKTTLCRNFLERLDENSSSAYIFQPALDSVELLTTICNEFGIRTTQASFKQLLDVINAFLIQQNQDGRKVVLLIDEAQNLRVENLELVRMLSNLETTRSKLLQIILVGQPELSDKLDSYELRQLAQRISLTAHLSPLGFDETASYIHHRVHIAAQRNLTLFTPAACRLIFKYSKGIPRMINIACDRALITAFSMERPKVTRAIAGKAIQELTMRGRPPSPHPIKKILAWSLACLVVCAFAGLFYFNRQEIVKLFVPNHITANRIDSTRVKRDVSFGETGEATKTYKIDEPTPLSISPTPEPTSEPAIASAAAEPQLSPTRPHNPIQDALALLDHQNSRFAALAHLLALWEQPHPNQAQLPSQIEDTGYFDIAAHQYGLRLHAIDSDWTLVRRLNLPAIVALKKENSEELVFAALEKWDEKGILLRIEGAPSAIETNLEGLMPLLDGSAYVFWKNILGFDALITEGAPPKAVHAIKALLKNIGYDQIGDSPVFDLHTKQAILDFQKRHFIEPDGLIGPLTKILLIQQAQAVKYPQLSME